A genome region from Lucilia cuprina isolate Lc7/37 chromosome 3, ASM2204524v1, whole genome shotgun sequence includes the following:
- the LOC111683601 gene encoding N-acetylglucosamine-6-phosphate deacetylase yields the protein MSKSETLIQFTNCRLVRNHQLIRDDLWIRNGCIVNPEPIFFDEKAFAHKKYDCKNAIIAAGYIDLQINGGYGVDFSFDTDTVEEGINKVAKGLIKNGVTSFCPTLVTSPPETYRKVIPRIPKATNGAGILGLHLEGPFINAQKKGAHPENCIRDLDEGMKTVIDVYGSLDNVKILTMAPEKDSSGETIRTLTDMGITVACGHSMGNLKDGENAVKNGASLITHLFNAMLPFHHRDPGLVGLLASNEIPVGTTVYFGLISDGVHTHPTAMRIAYRTHPEGLILVTDAISALGLEEGIHHIGQLKMEVRDSKAFIAGTNTLCGSIAPMDECVRIFKKSTGCSTVYAIEAATLHPAKCIKIENSKGTLGFETDADFILLDDDLNVLSTWINGECVYSNGAIPFERC from the exons ATGTCAAAGAGCGAGACATTAATTCAATTTACCAACTGTCGTCTGGTGCGAAATCATCAATTGATTCGAGATGACTTATGGATACGGAATGGGTGTATTGTTAATCCAGAACCAATATTTTTCGACGAAAAAGCTTTCGCTCATAAGAAATATGATTGTAAAAATGCTATAATTGCTGCCGGGTACATTGACCTTCAAATAAATG GGGGTTATGGTGTAGATTTTTCATTTGATACCGATACCGTAGAAGAAGGTATCAATAAAGTAGCAaaaggtttaattaaaaatggtGTAACATCTTTCTGTCCGACTCTCGTCACTTCACCTCCAGaaacttatagaaaagttatacCTCGTATACCGAAAGCAACAAATGGTGCGGGAATTTTAGGACTTCATTTAGAGGGTCCTTTTATAAATGCACAAAAGAAAGGTGCACATCCTGAAAATTGCATAAGAGATTTGGATGAG ggAATGAAGACTGTAATTGATGTATATGGTTCACTAGATAATGTTAAAATTCTTACTATGGCACCGGAAAAGGATTCTAGTGGCGAAACAATTAGAACACTTACCGATATGGGTATAACGGTAGCTTGTGGACATTCGATGGGAAATTTAAAGGATGGAGAAAATGCTGTCAAAAATGGCGCGTCATTAATAACACATCTTTTTAATGCAATGCTACCG TTTCATCATCGGGACCCCGGCTTAGTTGGTCTTCTTGCGTCAAATGAAATTCCTGTTGGAACAACGGTTTATTTTGGCCTAATTTCCGATGGAGTTCACACACATCCCACTGCCATGCGAATCGCTTATCGAACACATCCTGAGGGTTTAATTTTGGTTACCGATGCAATTTCAGCATTAGGACTAGAAGAAGGAATACATCATATTGGTCAACTAAAGATGGAAGTAAGAGATTCCAAAGCTTTTATTGCCGGAACAAATACTTTATGTGGTAGCATTGCTCCCATGGATGAATGTGtacgaattttcaaaaaatctacag GCTGCTCTACTGTTTATGCAATCGAAGCTGCTACACTACATCCAgctaaatgtataaaaatagaaaattctaaGGGAACATTGGGTTTTGAAACTGATGCTGATTTCATACTATTGGATGacgatttaaatgttttatctaCTTGGATAAATGGAGAATGTGTTTATTCTAATGGTGCTATTCCATTTGAACGTTGTTAA